Sequence from the Pseudomonas frederiksbergensis genome:
ATCAAGCTGAAGGCTTCGCCAGCGACCCTGGCGTAGGGCAAATCGCCCATGTGCTGGATCAACCAAGGCACGCTCACCGGATCGCCCAACAACCCAAGGGCCTCGATGCCGATGCGCCGCTGTCCGGGATTTTGTACTAGCTGGCGTATCCAGGCGATGCTGGCCTCGCGCGGCTGCCAGGCGAGCAACACGCAGGCTGCGCGGTATTGAAATTCGCCCGATTGCTCGGCGAATGACCGCAGCGGTTCGAGGGCTTGCTGGTCGCCCATCTGTGCCGCCGCCCAGTTGGCCCAGAAACGGGCGGCGCAATCGTGATGTTGCCGGTGGACTTGGATGAGCGGCAGCAAATCCTGCCGGCGCAGCTCGCCGGCGGTGCGGGCGGCACGTGCCAGCACACGGGGGTCGGCATCGCAGAGCGCGGTTTGCATGGCGAGGCCGGGATCATGGCGATGCATGCCGCAGGCAGCCAGGCCCAGGCGACGAAACAGTGGCTCGGGCGCGGCGAGCATGCGGTCGATCCAGGGCGATATGCGCGCCCAGTCAAGCCATCCCAAGGCCATCCGATAGCCGCGCTCCGTTTCCACCGCTCCTCGCAAATGTTCACTGAGGCGCGACAGCACTTTCGGATTGGCCGCCTCGAAGGCCAGCACGACGCTGGCGAACATCTCGCCGATGGCATGCGGGCCGAGCTGCTCCAGGAGGGCTTCCAGTCCGGCCGGCCCGGCGACGCGCAGGCCATCGAGGTGCGCTTCGATACGCGCTTCCAACGCGTCGAGCTCATCGAGGTCGTAATGCGGTGCGCGTAGCGCATAGTCGCGCAGGACTGCAAGGAACCCGGCTTCTTCTACATGCAGGTCAAGGATGACGGGCAGCGTATTCATTGGTCAGTCCGAATGAAGGGTTTAGCCGCGTCAATCAATTTGCAGGCACCGTTTCCAGCTCGAACCATCGAACTCCATGACGTCCTTGGGCCCGATGGACCACATGATCCCGTCGGCCGCACTCAGGTGATAACAGGTGCGCGGAGCGTCATCGCCGAAATCGACAGGCTTGAGCGTGTCGCCCTCCAGCCGGTAGACGAAATGCGTGGACGATACATACAGCTGGCCGGCGAAATGCTCCATGCCCCAAAGATCCTCCCGGGTGCTGTCGTGCTCGATCACTTCCCATTGATCGTCGCGTCCGCGCAGCAGGGTCCCGAGTTGGCCGCAAGCATAGGCATAACCGTCCTCCGCGCAGCGAACCTTGTACAGCGCCAGGTTGGTTGGGCTGTTCTGCTGAGTAAAGACCGCTCCGTCGTATTTCCAGATTTCGCCTTCCCAGCCGACGGTGTAGATTTCCTGCTCGGTGAAGCCGTCAATGGATTCGAAGCTGGTGTCGGTGATGGGTATATCGCCGACCTGGGCGCTCTGGTCGATGCATCGCCATTGGTCTTCGCCGTCGCGCACGTAGGCTTGGCGGCAGGTGCCCACGGCGTAGGCACGACCTTTGGCGATGCCACGGATTTCTCGAAGGGGGCCACGTCTTGTTGGGTCGACACCGCAGCTGGCGATGGAAGCTTCTTCCTTGACAACACCGCCGCCACTGGCCTCAACCGAACCATCGGCGCCCAGCGTCAGCGAGCGCTCGGCAGGTACATGGCAGACCGTTCCGGAGCAGGCAAGCCATGGCACTGTCCCGGCATACCAAACGCCTTGGTAAAACGTATAGAGGATCGAATCAACGTAACCCTCGCTGGTCGCAGCGTCGTGCGTGGCAATCAAATAACCCAGGTCTGAGTGGCGAACGACGCCAGTGGTGAGGCTGAGGCCGCTGAATGCGGGGTTTCTGGGGTCCATTTCGATCTCCTGATATAGGGGGGGTTACGGGCCTGGCCTGTTACCTAGCATTTCAGCCGCTGCCCTGGCGCGTTGTTGAGGATCACTGGTCATTGAGGCGCGTGCATTGATCGGCTTCTCCTCGCCAGGGTCCTTCGCTTTGTCGTGGTACTTGTTCAACTGGGCTTCCAGGCACTCCTGGGAACAGTCGGAGTCCGGAAAGGTTTTTTTGGCCGCCTTGGCCCCTGTCTCCGTGGCTTTCGCTCTTGGCCATTCGCCTTTTGCATCGGCTTGCTGCAAAGCCACCACCCCACGTCGGGTATGCATCTGACCGTGGGTGGCTGTGGTCTGGTTCGGGCCCTCCACACACATGACCGGGGCCTTGTCGGTCTGGTATTTGCTCCAGCCGGCTTTGGTCGGGTGCTGGTTCCTGGGCTGGCCGGCGAAGGCCGGGCCGTCGGTGAAAGAGGCGGAGTCGATAAGGTGATCTCCGGTTTGTCCCGGGCAACACCTGTTGGGTTTGTATGGCGCGAGAAAGCAGCGCAAGGCCTTTTGGCACGCGTCGGCGTTGATGGTCTTGGCCAACGATGAATATTCGTTCAGGACGTCGGTGTGTGCAGCGGTGTAGGCCGGATCAGCTGCGAACCCGTCGCCTGCCGTTTTCTTTGCAGTGTTGCGCGATTGGAGGGCTTTCTTCAGCGTGTCGGTATTGGGACAAACCACTTTCTTGCTGGTGTCACACGCGTCGTTCACCCGTTTTTTTTCGCCCTCGCACTGGGCCAGCCCTTCGGCCAGTGCCATTCGATCCGAATAAGGCCAAGGCACCGTGTTGCCGGGTTGAGAAGCATGGTTGTGGGTGGTCAGGTCCATGTGCCGGACGACATTCTTGCCCTCATATTTCACGTCCATCGACCAAGAGGTGAAATACACCTTGCCCTTGTTCTGGCTGGTGACAATGCCCTTCTTGGGCGCATTTCCGGCCTCGTCGCCGTAACTGGTCTTGAAGTAGCTCTTGTCCTTGAGCATTACCTCCTTGCCGGTGATTTTTACCGTTCGGGTGCCTTTGGTCGTGTCCTTGGCCATGCCCGTGTTGGGGTAGGGGATGGGCACGCCCAGCGGGGTGGGCGGCGCCTGGGGCGGGGTGAAGCAGACGTCCGGAAAGCAGGCGATCGACTTGCCGTCCGCCGCCTTGCAGGCGACTTCCATGTTGTTGGCGAAGACTTCGTTGGCCATCAGGCAGCCCTCACTGTCCGGTAGCTGAGCAGCGCGGCGGCGCGTTCGCCGGCATCGTTGCCCAGATGGCAGAAAACATTCGGCCCTTCGCCGTAGCCCTTGCGGCTCGCGGCCAGTGCCACGGCGAGCATCACCGGACCGATGGCCGCGCCGACTTCGCCGATACAATCGGCCGGGTGCCACAGATGGAAGAATTCCTTGCGCACCCGCAGGCTGCGACTCAGGGCCAGGGAGGCCTCCTTGAAGTAATACTGTTCGCCGGAAATATCCGCCAGGCGATAATCCATCTGTTCCAGCCCGCAACCGGCCTCGCCCAGCGCCGCGCGCACGGCTTGGGTCAGGCCTTCGGCGCGCAGCGGCAGATCCAAGGATTGCACCGTGGCCGGTTCCAGGCCGAAACCCAGGCCAATGCAGGTCAATTGCGGTGTTTCGTCGCTGACGGGCGCAGCCAGCACCACAGCTGCGGCACCTTCGCCCGGAATGAAACCGTTGGAGTTCTCGCTGGTCAGCAAGCGTTCGCGTTGCTCGAACGCGGCGAGGGTGGGGCCGCAAAGCAACGAATCGACGCCGGCCACCAGCACATGGCAATGGCCGCCCTGGTGGATCAGCCTGCGTGCGTCAAGCAAGGCTACGGCGGCGCTGACCCGGCCCCTCGGGATGATGTTCGAGTCGGGGTGGAAGCGCCGGCCCAGCTCAGTTTCGATATCACGCAGCAATTCCCTGTCGAGGCCATTCAATCGCCCGGGCCGCTCGGCCTCGGCCACGCCCAGCAGCAGCGGAATCTTCTCCGGATCAACCCCTGGGACGCTTTGCAACGCCTCGGCGATGGCGCGAGAGGCCATCTTGATCAGCTTCGTGCGACCGCGCCAGGGTTGTTCCAATGGCACGCTGGCGCCGATGATCCACTCGCCGGCGCGGTCGATGAAACGGGTTTCCTGGAAGTTGTCGATGGCACAGCGAATTGCCGCGCAGCCCGCCGGAGCGCTGAGGCCGACAGCACTGATCATCCCCGACCCGATGATGCACAGGGCTGTCATCAGTGGGTTTCCTCGGGCGCTCGCTTGGCTTTCACCAGGGCGCCCAGCGAGGGGTAATAATCCTTGCCCAGCTCACGGGCGCGCCACCAGCCCGTGGGCATCGTGCCGACGAGCACCTGGGCGATTTCAAAGATGTTGCGTCGCAGCGGACGGGCGATGCGCCACGTCAACTGTACCTGGCGCTCCTCTGTGTCGATCAGCAAGGTGTCGATCACCGCCGAGACTGTTTCATGGCCGCCTTTGTTCTTGAAAAAGGTCACCGGCACGTCCATTTCGGGCACACGAAAGCCCGCTCTTTCCTGGGGGGTGAGGTTGAGCAACAGCACCTCTTCGCCGCCGCGCAAGTAGTCGGTTTGCTGATCCTCAGGGGCGGCCTGGAAGTAGCGGTTGTCGAAGTCCGCGGGCAAGAACGGAAAGCTGTCAGCCAACCAGGCATCGTCATAAGTCCCGGCAAAGCGGGCGCGTTGCGGCCAGCTGCGGCCGATGGGACCCAGGGCCATGGGGCGGAAGTCGCCGGACGGCGAGTCGATGGGCTTGCCCAGCTCTTCGGTGTTGGGCATTGGCCTGCCGACAATGTCGATATCGTCGGTGTTGCTTGGGTACCAGCCGCAACCGCACGGGTTTTGCGGATGGCAATCAAGCATTTCGGGTACGTTCGCCATGGTGCGGGAGCCACCGAAAGCCTGGGCGTAGGTAATGGCCTGCTCGGTAAACGGCTGGGGTGAACCGGGCGTCAGGCCCATCAACCCCGGTTGCCATTGCCGAGGGCCCAGCACCGAGAAGGCCTTGCTGACCCGGCCGACCCGAATGCCGGCGGTCAATTGGGTCACGGGCCGGCCGCCGGGAGCATAGGCCTTGCCGCAGAGCAGCACATCGCAGCATGGCTTGAACGGGGCGAAGTCCATTTCCTGTTGGGGGGCGCTGAGGCCCGGCTCACCGAGGAAGGCGTCGGCCATCAGCAGCGGCTGCTGGGAATCGGCGAGGGTTGCGACGCGGCCATCCAGCGGCAGATCGAACGTGCCTTTGGCCACAACGACCAGGGATTCGCGACCATCGGGCGCCATGCCCAGGGTATAGGCCACTTGCAGTTGGCTGGCGTTGAGCAATTCCATGTGCGACTGCCTGTCTAGTTGATTTGCACCGAACCGCCCTTGATGCGGTTGACCCCGCTGGAGCGGCTGGAAAGGTAGGTGCCCCGAATGATCACCTTGCCCGCGCGGGTCAGGGTGATGCTGGCTTTGCCGCAGCGCAGGACAAGCTCCCGCTCCGCGCAAAACTCCAGGCGTTCGCCGTCCAGGTGGGCGACGGCTGGCGTTGTGGTATTCGGCAAGCGTTGGATGCGACCGATTACCAGCGGCTTGGCGAGGTCGCCGGCCTCGAACATCAGCGCGACCTGGACGCCGATGTCCTCGCGGGTCAGCGGCGTGGTGGTACGGGCGGCAAGGCCCGTATCGCCGGGGCAGCCAGGAAAGGCGACCACCGGGCCCTGCGCCGTGGGCACGTCCAGCAACACGCCGATCACGACGCCATCCACGCGTGCCGAAGTGGCGGTGGTGGCTTCTGGAAGCTGATACTCAACGGTCATGACGCCGACTCCGTGGCTAGTTCTGAAGGATTTTCTGGCCTTTGACGACCACATTCTTGTTGGCCTTGATATTGATGGCGCCGGAGCCGTCGACGGTGATGTTCTTGCCACTGATCACAATGCTGCCGTCCTTTTTCATCGTGATGCTGGCCGCGCCCGTGGTCAGGCTGATCGAGTCGCCGGCGTTGAGGGTGAAATGCTTGCCGACGTCCAGGCTGTCGTTCTGCTTGATGCCCGTGCTGCGGTTCTGGGCGACGTCGCGGGATTCGTTCTGGCCGATCCGAGTGCCCTGGTTGCCATTGATCTGGATGCCTTCGTTGCCCTGGACCGTCTCGTTGCGGTTGCCATTGATGTCGATGGTCTCGTTGCCGCCGACGTCCTCCGTGCGGTTGCCGGCGATGCTGATTTTCTCATTGGCGCCGACTTTCTCCGTGCGGTCCGCGCCGATGCTGATGGTCTCGTTGCTGCCCACGCGCTCGGTGCGATTGACGCCTATGGTGATCTTTTCGTTATTGCCGACATCCTCGGTACGGTCGACGCCGATGGAAATGGCTTCATTGTTATCGACCCTTTCCGTGCGGTCGTGTTTGACGCGCACGGTCTCGTCGTTGTCGATGGTCTTGCTGCGATCATGGCCGACCCAATGGGTCTCGTCGTTCTCGACCTCGATGTCTTGGTTCTTCTCGGCGTGGATGAATAACTGTTCCGCGCCTTTCTTGTCTTCCATGCGGATTTCGTTGAAGTTGGCCTGGGTGCCGTCCTTGCTCGACCGGCTCTTCACCCCGCTCTGGGTGGCGTTCGCCGGCAGCTTGTAGGGCACCGTCTGTTCGGCGTTGTAGACACGGCCGGTAATGATCGGTCGATCCGGGTCACCTTCGAGGAAGCTGACGATGACCTCCTGGCCAATCCGCGGAATCTGCACGGAGCCCCAGTTCTTGCCCGCCCACGCCTGGGACACACGGATCCAGCAGGAACTGTTTTCGTTGGACTGGTCATGGCGGTCCCAGTGGAAATGCACTTTGACCCGGCCATATTGATCGGTCCAGATCTCCT
This genomic interval carries:
- a CDS encoding TIGR02270 family protein — translated: MNTLPVILDLHVEEAGFLAVLRDYALRAPHYDLDELDALEARIEAHLDGLRVAGPAGLEALLEQLGPHAIGEMFASVVLAFEAANPKVLSRLSEHLRGAVETERGYRMALGWLDWARISPWIDRMLAAPEPLFRRLGLAACGMHRHDPGLAMQTALCDADPRVLARAARTAGELRRQDLLPLIQVHRQHHDCAARFWANWAAAQMGDQQALEPLRSFAEQSGEFQYRAACVLLAWQPREASIAWIRQLVQNPGQRRIGIEALGLLGDPVSVPWLIQHMGDLPYARVAGEAFSLITGADLALLDLELHVLPDFDGGPNDSPEDPHVLMDPDENLPWPNPQSVDAWWQANGGHFQAGTRYILGLAQNEHSFRQALVHGQQRQRIAAACGLARFRPREVVFPTSAPAARQKRLLSKPFG
- a CDS encoding PAAR-like domain-containing protein: MANEVFANNMEVACKAADGKSIACFPDVCFTPPQAPPTPLGVPIPYPNTGMAKDTTKGTRTVKITGKEVMLKDKSYFKTSYGDEAGNAPKKGIVTSQNKGKVYFTSWSMDVKYEGKNVVRHMDLTTHNHASQPGNTVPWPYSDRMALAEGLAQCEGEKKRVNDACDTSKKVVCPNTDTLKKALQSRNTAKKTAGDGFAADPAYTAAHTDVLNEYSSLAKTINADACQKALRCFLAPYKPNRCCPGQTGDHLIDSASFTDGPAFAGQPRNQHPTKAGWSKYQTDKAPVMCVEGPNQTTATHGQMHTRRGVVALQQADAKGEWPRAKATETGAKAAKKTFPDSDCSQECLEAQLNKYHDKAKDPGEEKPINARASMTSDPQQRARAAAEMLGNRPGP
- a CDS encoding beta-ketoacyl synthase N-terminal-like domain-containing protein, with amino-acid sequence MMTALCIIGSGMISAVGLSAPAGCAAIRCAIDNFQETRFIDRAGEWIIGASVPLEQPWRGRTKLIKMASRAIAEALQSVPGVDPEKIPLLLGVAEAERPGRLNGLDRELLRDIETELGRRFHPDSNIIPRGRVSAAVALLDARRLIHQGGHCHVLVAGVDSLLCGPTLAAFEQRERLLTSENSNGFIPGEGAAAVVLAAPVSDETPQLTCIGLGFGLEPATVQSLDLPLRAEGLTQAVRAALGEAGCGLEQMDYRLADISGEQYYFKEASLALSRSLRVRKEFFHLWHPADCIGEVGAAIGPVMLAVALAASRKGYGEGPNVFCHLGNDAGERAAALLSYRTVRAA
- a CDS encoding DUF2169 domain-containing protein; this encodes MELLNASQLQVAYTLGMAPDGRESLVVVAKGTFDLPLDGRVATLADSQQPLLMADAFLGEPGLSAPQQEMDFAPFKPCCDVLLCGKAYAPGGRPVTQLTAGIRVGRVSKAFSVLGPRQWQPGLMGLTPGSPQPFTEQAITYAQAFGGSRTMANVPEMLDCHPQNPCGCGWYPSNTDDIDIVGRPMPNTEELGKPIDSPSGDFRPMALGPIGRSWPQRARFAGTYDDAWLADSFPFLPADFDNRYFQAAPEDQQTDYLRGGEEVLLLNLTPQERAGFRVPEMDVPVTFFKNKGGHETVSAVIDTLLIDTEERQVQLTWRIARPLRRNIFEIAQVLVGTMPTGWWRARELGKDYYPSLGALVKAKRAPEETH
- a CDS encoding DUF6484 domain-containing protein: MTVEYQLPEATTATSARVDGVVIGVLLDVPTAQGPVVAFPGCPGDTGLAARTTTPLTREDIGVQVALMFEAGDLAKPLVIGRIQRLPNTTTPAVAHLDGERLEFCAERELVLRCGKASITLTRAGKVIIRGTYLSSRSSGVNRIKGGSVQIN